GCTTGTCTGTAACTATAATGGCGTCTTTTTCACCTTGACCTGTCCGTCCTGTGTCCGTACAATGTACATATAGAGACAAGGAGCGATGCATGCGAATCGATGACTTTGAGTGGGACGAAGGAAATATCGAGAAGAACCTTCTTAAGCACAACGTGACTCCCGAAGAGGCGGAAGAGGCGTTCTATAGTTACCCGCGCAAAGTCTTCAAAGCTAAGTATGGTCGCTACCATCTCTATGGCCAAACGGAGGCCGGGCGCTTGCTCTTCGTGGTTTTCGAACTCAAAGGGACGGTCGCTCGTGTCATCAGCACGCGCGATATGGATAAGAAAGAGCGCAAATTATTCAAAAGCTAGTGAGGAGTGAAAAGATGGAAGAACAGATGGGGCATATACCCGAGTTCAAGAGCGAAGAGGAGGAACAAGAATTTTGGGCGACGCACAGCGGCGCGGATTACGTCGACGAGCTGGAAGACGTCACGGAGTCGGTCGTCATCACACCTCCGAAAAGAAAAACCACCGTTCGCTTAGACGATGCGGCGATAGAGCGTATCAAAGCCTTAGCGGAACGCAAAGGTATGCCGTGGCAGACCCTAATGAGATCATGGGTGTATGAGCGCCTTGAGGATGAGGAAAAACGGGCAGGATAATCACCTAAAACGGTTATACCTATCATCCCCTCAGAGTTTTTCACCTAACCACCACATACCCAAGCGCCGATATATAAGCCGCTAACACATCGTTCTCATAACGGTGTGGGTGCGTTATCCTTGCAATCCTCTCGTCTTCCATGATCTTCGCCGCATGACGCCCGCTTAATCGATCCCTAAAGCGAACCTCAATAAAGCGGACATATTCCGGCGGCAGCGCCTCCAGTGCTTCTTTCGTGTCCTCTATGCGCGCCATCAAATCGAACACCTTTGCGGTAGTGCCCTCTACTTGCGAAGCGGAATGCCGATCTCCTGAATTTAGAACGATAATGATCCCGGTCGACTGCAACCCGACATCTTGAGCGAATTCGAAGTCCTCAAAATAGCGTTCGAGCTTTTTTCTCGCTTCTTTGTAATTCATCTGCTGTTTCAATTGCTGCCTCCTGTTACGGTTATAGATAGTCCTCTAGCTCAAAAAGCTGCGGTGCGCCGAATGTGTACTCGGCGGCGTTCTCCAGTGCCTGGCGCCGCTTTCTGATCTCGAGCTCGCGAGAGTAGAGCGATTTGATACCAGCATTGGCTTCCTCGCGGGTCTTGGGTATATATACACGCCGGCCGCCGCAGTAGTACAAATACACTTGAAATGATCCGTGACAAGAGCTGTTAATCGTGCCTGAATGGTTCGCACGTTAATCCCAAACTTTGAGGCGAGCTCCTGCTGGGTTTTACCGTGTTTCATCCCGTAAGCATCTATGCGCAGATAGTTATAGAGTGACTGAAGATCTGTAGGTATTTTTGTGGTTTCTGCTATTTGACTCATGATCGCTTCAGCCTCCGGTCAGCTTCCTTGTAGGAGATCACTCTACACATACTTGCAAGACGAGAAGAAATGCGCGCATCGAACTTATCCTTGAGCTCGGCGAAGTTTAAGTTGCTCGTCGCGAAGATCGGCAACTCCCGCCTATAGCGCCTATCAATTATGCGATATAGCGCATCGATGGCATAATCCGTCGTGCGCTCTACCCCAAAGTCGTCCAAGAACAATACGTCGATAGAGGCGAGCTCCTCGATGGCCTCCTCTTCGGTGATTGTGCTTGCATCCCGGAAACAGGAGCGAAGGTACCCCAGCATATCGGTGACCTTGTAGAAGGCGACGCTTTTGCCGTGGGCCTTTAAGACTTTGAGCGTCGAAGCGGCCAGGTGTGTCTTGCCGATGCCGGGAGTGCCGATTAAGAATACGCCCCTGCTACCCGCTCCAGCGCTGAGGTCTCTCGCGAAATCGAATGCGGCCGTATGCGCTTTGCTGTTAGCATCCGTTCTCTCGTAATTACCAAAACGGCACTTAAGCTCAAGCTTCTCTAGACCAGCAACCCTAAGCTCTTGTTCAAAGCGCCGGCATTTCTCTTCTCTTCTGGCCGCATGGTGCGCTCGTGCTTTCACTTTAAGTTCGGCTTCGCTTAGGTGCTCGACCATAATGGGTGCCGGCTCGTAGTGCTCTTCGCAGAAGCGGTGGTAGACCCCAAAGGCCGCACGGCCGGGGATGAAGGGGTGTGCTATTCTTGGTTTGCACGGGTTTTCGCAACCGTGTATGTTACAGATCGGCGGCTCACTCGTAGACGCCTGCGGCTGTGTATTCGTCAGGCTCTGGTCCATTAGCACATCGCTTAGCTTTTGCATGTGTTTCACCTACCTTGTGTTTTCTATAGTTGCTGAAGGGGTCATTGATGGTTAGGAATTTATCGAGATTGTCCGGCTTAAGGAAATCGTCGAGTCCCCATTTGTATGACCAGAAGTATTCCTCGCCGGTTAGGACTGCGTGGTAGTTATCCATCGCCTCGGTCAGCTCTTGCTCTATATAATCGCTAAGCCGTGCGGTGAGGGATGGTAAGAACTTATCCGCTTTGCGATGAACCATTATCTTTAGACTGTTCCAATGCTCAAATAAATGGTTAGCGGTTATATGTATTTCTTTTGTATTCTTATGATTTCTTTTATCTTCTTCTGACTTCTTAGCGGTTTGTTTACCCTGCTTAGGCCCTTGTGCCTCAGTACCCGGCTCGCTACTTACTACGGTACTTGGTGCTGTAGGTGCTTCGGTAGTTGGTGCTGTATTATTTACAGGGGCATATTTGATTATTTTTATATGTGAGTCGTGCCACTGATTCTTGGCCGGTTTGTAGGTGATGTATTTCATCGCAGCAAGTCGCAGGAGTGCTGAGTTAACCACCTTATTCGAGAGGTCGCACGTCTGGCAAATAGCTGCTATTGTGGTGCGCACCTCGCCCGTCTTAAAATCGGCACCCGTGAGCAGATCAATGTACACTTTAAGTTCTGTTGCGCTCATGATTTTAAGGTGCTCGCGGATGCCCCGACGCAGCTTTACATAGCTTTGGAATTTAGCCATTGGCTGCCCCCTGAAGGAAGTCCATTACTTCTTTGCCGCAGCGTGGCAAATCACGGTAGAGTTCGCTTCCTGTGAAATGAAATACGGTGTAGCCTTGAGCTTGAAGAAAGCGGTCGCGCTGCTTGTCGCGACGCGCTTGCTCTTTTGTGCGCTCGTGATAGTTGTGCCCGTCGCACTCTATGATGCAGGACCTGTGGTGATGGTCCTCTCGCCAAAACTCGATGAAGAAATCAACCCGGTACGTCCCTATGGCATGCTGCGGTATTATCTTTAGCCGCTCGTTGTAGCCCGCAACGCGAATAAGGAGTTTAACGTAGATTAGCGGCAAAAGCATTAAGCGCTCAATAGGAGAGTCTATGTTGTAGTCCGAGACTAGCTGCGCCAGCTCTTGTAGAAACTCCTTTTCAATGCGCCTATTTAAAGCCATCAAAGCGTGTGGCAGTTCGCGTTCGTACATTTCGATATTATTCACTACAACCCCTAATCTAAACTAAACGGCCACATCTGCATTCGCCAAGCAGCCACATCATTACAATCTCCCCGACAGAAACGCAGAAGCCGCCTCGACGGCGATAATTAACCCGGTGACGATAATGAACGGGATGAGGATGCGCTCCACGAATACGCCGAGCAGGCGCATAAAAGAATCTAGCATGCGATCCATACTCTCATAAGGATCGACCGGTAACGGCTCGTCATAGTGCTCTTCTGCGATGCGAACTGCCATGTCTGCTGCTTCTCCTTCTAAAAAACGACATCTTCGAGATCATCGGAAATTTCAAAATCCGGTTCCGGTTCCTGTTTTTGAGATCGACTTTGCTGAACGCTTCTTGCTGGAAGTACCGTCGAGATATTGGTCCAGACACCTTGCTCGTTCTCGCTGTTTTCAACAAGCACCCGGCATTTGCGTCCGATAAACCACTCGGCGTCGAAACCACCATCCATGGGCGGCTCTTTGCGAAATGCTGCTTTTACGATCCCGAAGAGTTTGGATTTTTTCGAGAGCACATTGTTAACGCGCATAAAGAGCTCGACATCATCAACGGCGAAGACGATTCTTAGCTTGTCGGTCACACCCCACGGTGTCTCCTGGTTTTTCAGGAGCTCGACCGCCGTGATCTTCGCGTCGTATATGCCATCTTCAAGCTTCGCTTCATTGCTGATTACTTTCGGTTTGATTGACATTTACTCACCTCCCTTGTAGCTGCCTTTTCACATTCCGCGGTCGCATGTACCTCCTGCCAACGAGCGCGGCTTCGCGCATTAAGTCGCTCGAGCTCGGATATAAGCTCGGCAAACCCTGCGATCGGCGGGCCCTCCCATTTGGCCATGAGCTCTTCGATATAAGCTTGGGCCTCGTCCGGCCAATCAAAGTCACGGGGCTTGGCGGCGCCGGCGTACTCGATTGCCACGCATGTCTTTCCGGAGAGGTGTACGTGTGTGGTAACCGAGAGTGTGAGCTCCTCTTTTCCAGCCGGTAAGCGTAAAAGAAATCGTCTCTTTAAGCATGAAATCCACGCCTCCCGTTGCCTGTTAGCATCAAGCCCCGAAGCTCCGCATCTGCCTTCGCTCGAGCATCGAGCCAGGTGTCGATGTCTGTCGGGCGAAAGCGCACCGAACGGCCGACTTTCACGCACGGGATACGCCCCTCGCTTGCAAGCCGATACACATAGCGCTCACTCACGTCGAGAAGCTCCGCGGCCTTGGCGGCTCGCAATAGTTGCTCCATAGAATGCCTCCTTCATTGCTATTGATAAACGTTAATCTTTGGTGATTAAAAAACAGCGCTCGAACGGCCAGCCGGTAAGCTCCATGACGCTTATCATCATCTTATTCGGCACTGGCAGATTCATGCCGCCATAGCGTCGAAGGTTCCAGTAAAGCGTCCAGCTGATGCCGATTGCTACTGCGAAGTCGCGCTCGTTCATGCCGGTTACATCCAAGTACTTGTCTATCTCATCCCAGTTCGGCACGATGCGTTTGCAGGCTTTGTTCCGCTCGATTGTTCTACTCATACTCGCCCTCCAATTTATCTTCGTAAATACCCTATCACACAAATTTATCTAAATAAACCCTTTATTTATCAATATTTATTTAGTATCATAAATTGGAGGTGAAATAAACGATGGCAATGGAAGTTAACGATTCCAACTTTAGAAAAACGCTTTTGCGGCTCATAGACGAGCGCAGCATCGGCAACAACCAGATCGAGGCCAAAACCGAGGAACTCGCAAAGGCCACGCCCGAGCGCTACCAGAAAGTATGGGCGTCCGAAATCTCACAACTTCGAAACGAGGCTCGATCGGGGATGAATCCAAGAAAAGTCCGCGCACTCGAGCGCGTGCTCAATGTGCGAGA
This window of the Candidatus Aquicultor sp. genome carries:
- a CDS encoding DUF559 domain-containing protein, with product MNNIEMYERELPHALMALNRRIEKEFLQELAQLVSDYNIDSPIERLMLLPLIYVKLLIRVAGYNERLKIIPQHAIGTYRVDFFIEFWREDHHHRSCIIECDGHNYHERTKEQARRDKQRDRFLQAQGYTVFHFTGSELYRDLPRCGKEVMDFLQGAANG
- a CDS encoding CopG family antitoxin encodes the protein MEEQMGHIPEFKSEEEEQEFWATHSGADYVDELEDVTESVVITPPKRKTTVRLDDAAIERIKALAERKGMPWQTLMRSWVYERLEDEEKRAG
- a CDS encoding BrnT family toxin, whose product is MRIDDFEWDEGNIEKNLLKHNVTPEEAEEAFYSYPRKVFKAKYGRYHLYGQTEAGRLLFVVFELKGTVARVISTRDMDKKERKLFKS
- a CDS encoding ATP-binding protein, producing the protein MQKLSDVLMDQSLTNTQPQASTSEPPICNIHGCENPCKPRIAHPFIPGRAAFGVYHRFCEEHYEPAPIMVEHLSEAELKVKARAHHAARREEKCRRFEQELRVAGLEKLELKCRFGNYERTDANSKAHTAAFDFARDLSAGAGSRGVFLIGTPGIGKTHLAASTLKVLKAHGKSVAFYKVTDMLGYLRSCFRDASTITEEEAIEELASIDVLFLDDFGVERTTDYAIDALYRIIDRRYRRELPIFATSNLNFAELKDKFDARISSRLASMCRVISYKEADRRLKRS
- a CDS encoding helix-turn-helix domain-containing protein encodes the protein MEQLLRAAKAAELLDVSERYVYRLASEGRIPCVKVGRSVRFRPTDIDTWLDARAKADAELRGLMLTGNGRRGFHA